gatcAACTTGATTTGTACAtaagtttaaaattaagtgGCTTCAGATTGTAATAAATGGAGCCACTTGATTTATAAACAAgtttataattaagtagtaATTGAAATTCAAGTTGAACGTAGCAATCAAGTAAATGAATAgttccaaaatcaaaacaaagtcATGATTTTCTAAATACATATAATGTAGAGACTAGAACATCTcagtattttaatatatggATCTGAGTCCAATTTGTAATTAGTGGGCTGATCCAAATCGTTGTCTAATTTTAGTGGAGTGTTAACATTAAAGGTTTTAAtcgataaaattataatccaAATAGCATGCAATTCGACTAGAGCTAAACCGGATTCGATAGATTTGGGTTTGTGGGTTGATTCTAGATGTAGCTATTGCATATTCTTCTACTTtgtttgataaataatttgacacttcaatgataattttattaaaatgaacaactacataaaaataaaataaaattaactttcAGAAatgagtagtatttaataggagtatatatataatataatatttaataaattaattaaagtttacagttaaaatatactctcGCCGTTtcctcaaaataaaattttttaaaacgacacgagtttaatgcaaaattgacaaaataagaGAGACATTGAaagcaaaattttattagagaaaaatgGATCTTACctcatagaaaaaaaaaggaacttTTCTAAAATGGAGTGTTTGTGGTTTTAGGAGACgacccaaaaataaaacagttttatttttaaaaaacgaaTAAAGTATTCTATACATAAAATACTATTAGTatagtttaaaaattaatcgAACTGTATTTGTATTtcgttttaattaattttacaaacattCACATGTTGACTTACTTATCATAGCAAAATCTTGGCCCATAGACAAAATACtgtctaaaataaaataaatcccTGTTTTAAATGTCATGTGTACGTAGTAAGTAGTTTTTTAATCATGGATtccgtgttttatttgatagtagtatttgtCATCGCCACATCAATATTTCagtattaaatttagttcCAGAATTGAAAGGTAAATTTTGTTTCCTATCCAAATTTTGTGGATTGTCGCCATACAATACAAGATTTAATGACTAGGACAGTGTTTAATTATGGTAACTGAtattaataatcaaatatactccaagtttttgtgtttgaaatgCAAATTTCACAATACATTTCATGTAAACCGGAAAATATTAGTATCAATCTAAGCatcgaataaataaatgattaattagttataaaatcacgactaataaaaaaaacagtacCTTATAGAATGAgtttttgcatttaaaaataaataaaaactgcAGATTTCATTAATAGCATGAATTTTTCTCAATAgaactttataaaaaataaccaCTTAGTTGGACAGGATTTAGAGTTTGGGTCTAGCTTTTATGCTATGTTTAATCAAacatagaaaagaaaagaaaaaaaagaccATTTAAGGATATTGATCCcaaaaaagtttgaaagtgaaatgtgatacTCAAGATATTCATTTCATTGTAAACTCTAAACTAAATTggattgtaatttttttcatttttatcacgatatatattgtattcagcttaacataaattatataatgaaaaaaagatcATACTCAAGATCAAATATCTCACTAATACTAATCATAAAATGAGTCTTGTACACGTGACGACACTCCAAAATTGGAGGAGTTGAAAGAGGTGAAGGTGGGCCCGGTGGCACCTTGGGCCCTAGTTAACTCCACCTTGAGCATCTCCACCTCCTTCCTAAGCCTCGAGTTATCGATCAACACACTCTCGAGTTGCATCTGCACGCCCTTGTGCTCCATCTCTAACCCTTGGATTTTGTCACGCGCCCGCTTGTTTTGGTACCATATCGCCACTTGCCTAGGCGGGATACCGAGCTCAAATGCCAGGCGGGACTTGTGGTCGGGGTCCAACTTCTTGTTGAAGTTGAAATTCCACTCCAATATCCTCACTTGCTCCTCACTCAGCCGTTTCTTCTCTTTGGTTTGTTGCTTTGGGATTGCAGGATAAGGGAATTGATCCATTTGTACTATATATGATCTCTAATTATACATGCTTTATTAAATTGGAAATGGATAGGAATTTATAATTGAACAAACATAGATAAGTTAGTTGTGAGGCAAAATTTTCTGGTGTTGCGTCATACATAATTAATAGGTACTTAATGACTACTAAAAATGTCAACTGATCAATTACGCCGACAATAAATTACCATAAAACATACCATTTGTTACTCGCAATTTTCTTAGAGCTCAAACTTAGGTTTAGAATTTTGATCCACTAATTGAATTAAGCACATTATAATAGAATGCACTTTTTTACCGAGTTAAAACATGGAGTAGATATCTTTGAccaaaatatgagagagagtTGAATGTCCATATCAGGAAATGGTGGATAGAAGAATAGAATTAgcaaaatatgaacatttgaTGCATTAATGCTATTGTGTTTTTCATAAGTTAGCCACTGTTAATTTACTCCCATAACTCAATTATTGCTTACCATGGTTTAGTGTGCAAGTAATACTAtgcattttaaataatactactactactagtatttatgtGCTTTTTGACGAGTCAGATGCATTAATATTACACCGGAACCTGTCCTTTAGGTGGTGTTCAatttcctagataaaataataccaagaaaTAATCTAGAaatgagttgtgagattatttaaGTCTAAGCAGGTTAGCTATTACTAATTATTctatgattatccatctaggattgaattgtaagtttgaattttatgaaccaaacacaatatatagttaatccgggatacaatcttgcaaactgaACACTCCTCAGAAGATAGCTTGATATAGATATAATGTCAATGGAGTTGTTTTGGATAGATTTACACTTTGAATCTAaagttgaaagttgaaacatAAGAGTTGAGATTAGAGGCGGCTGCCCTTCTTGGTCTCATACTCTCAACTATTTTCCTCctcctactttttttcttatcatgtctatatttatttattttaagtaattcCTAGCTATGATCAATAGGATGATGTTTTCGTTTATTACGTCATCAAATTGGAGAGGAAATGCTAGTAGACTAATTTATGTtgtaaaataatgaaaaccaATCCCGGAATTCATTTGAGCCCccagtttatatttttttaatgtcatGAACTCATGATGGtgctttttttcaaaaaaatattaatactaatctttacattttggagaaaatagtagaaataccattaaataatttatttaatttattttgtgttcaTTTAAGAATCggttattatatttaattttttcatcatttatgaaattatgtatttaaattgtataaaaGTTTTACATGTcttaataatactagtaatttgaataatttgtgttatatatttaaaataaattgaacacatatactcccttcgttccacagtaagagtcacattttaccatttcagtCCGTTCAACGATAAgaatcacatttcacttttatcataaatggtaagtaggtctcacattctattaaaaaccaatataagaaaagtggacctcatattctactaacttttccaatCCAATGTTcgttacattttttaaaactcgtgttcaCACCAAACGTAACTTCTATTATTGGACGGATGGAATATGATATTACAAATTGAAATAAACTAAATCGtcatctttatatatatatgtattgaggtatatttaaaatatattgatcACCATCTTCATacatgtttttatttcaacTAAGATATACttctaaataatactccgtCTTTATATGTAAACTAGTATCACGCATGTGCCATGCAcagattaatataattttaaaatattaattttaaattttaaaataattaaataaaattagaatcaatattaacaatgaataacatgagtaacaattttaattatatgaaaataaaaaatctatacaaatcaacattgaagcataataaatttgaaacaaatcacatagttttataatgtttaaacatcAAATCACGAAGTAGtaagataaaaatctatcacaataaaaaattaaacacaatggataattactcatcattttttaaacttctttatacactacattaactttaaaattagtcaattataatttcaacataaatttttaacatgGATCAACTATAAAGTAACATAGATGGACTAAAAATCTAATCATTAccattgaaaaaaattatactattaaaaataaaaagaaaaaaaaatagtggtaACATCaatctaaaaaagaaaacatagtaGTGGATAAAAATGGAcggaaagaaacaaaaaatataactaaaataaaaaaaaataccaataaatcatatataatattaaaaatctcccaaaactccccttttatattaggattatatatttgttagaattaatttctaaattttatattaattatatttacatcTCTtagcataaaataattattcaaaatcttCCGaaactctccttttatatattgtatagataattagatttaaatccaaataaatagaatacCAATTTGAAGGTAATACAGTTGGAAAATTGAAGAGGAGAGAGTTTTTCGTTTCTCGTGATAATTAGGGAAAATGAAAGAGTTTTGGAAGACGGAAAGTGAAAAGATTTGAAAGAGGATCCTGAAAATACTTTTGTTTGACTATATACTAATACTACATTTGTTTGCCGTAAATCATTCCACTcgcataatatttttgtactactactactacatttttCACTCAATTTATGACAAAACTTTGTGTCGGTTTTATCTTCACCAAAATTGTTGTAACATGAACTTGGTTTTGCgattgaattttgttttttctttggtATATTAACATATACTATCtccgtttcttaaaaataaaatctatttcattttagtttctCTTTTACAAATAGCAACTTTCTAAATCTTTTAAGAGAGATTTCGGAAAAATGGATTAATTTCGCtgacttttcaaaattagggATTAAATTCGTCGACCTTTCGAAATATGGGATCGATGTATGCGaatttttcagaataagggttttttgagtttttctcctttttctaatatttttcttattatttcacttacaaaatatatgaaatgaccAAACTATCCCATAATATATTCACcctaattctaatatttttcaccCCCAATTCATTTATACCCTATGCAGAGCTCGATCTTCATctaattatgataattaattcTCTGCACGCAACCCTATGCAACATCTGAGCACCGGATTTGAAATTGTTCGAGATGGAGTGTATGCTTTGGTTGGTACAGGATTTGCACATTCATTTAGTCAATCTTATTTATGTTTAGGTGATCCCCACTGGATAATGTGACATGTTATGATTCCTCCAAAAGATCCCTAGATAAAGGTGAGagtttttgatgatattgttTTTGATGGTATTGCCGAAATTGCACCGAGTGATCAAGTAGCCAACTTAGCGCAGCATGCCATCATGTTCCTGCGACGAACTGATAGAGAGCAAATACATAGGTGGGCAATCAGTGGTCTACAATTAGAATTGGGGTAAGTAATTTATGGGGTGGTTTggtcatttcatatatttggtAAGTGaagtaataagaaaaaagaaaagaaaaatgagaaaaactcaaaaaatcCTTGTTCGGAAAAGTTACATGTCTCGATCTCATATTACGAAAAGTAGACCAATTTAATCCTTAATTTCAAAAGATAAGTAAAATTAATCCATTTTTCCGAAATCTCTCGCTTTGCAAAATGATCTCTATTACTATTATCTACTCCTTCAAATCAAACTTGATAAGCCTCCAAAGTCCAAAGCTGCCCGTCTGAAAAATCCGGCTTACCGCTCACAAGCATTTGCACACGTTGGCTGGCCCAATGGGCTACAAAACTGAGGCCCAGCAGAAATGCAATACACACCACACCCATTTATTTGGTGTatttatctaattaaaatccaacactctctaaattaatcaaactGTTTAGAATATtggttttttctttaaaaaggTGTAAATGTtgtcaatttaaaatattgaatgttAATAATATCACTAATATcatgataaaaaagaaaataaatctaGAAGTAACCTCTATGACATTTAATCTaactcaattaaaaaaaattctctctctagatCATGTTAAGCCCATCCACAATAATCATCACTTATTCatctaatatcaattttaaaatattttttttaatttattccttATATAAAGGACAACACATGCAAACATTGATCCCTTATTCATCAAGTCCCGATGGGTCATAACATTTCATTCTTTAacttaaaaatgtaattaataaaatcatttcattaataaaacttcattaaaaatttagaaattaccttacaaattctaaaaaaattaaacactacataattaaaatcgaaaaaataaaaaaccataaaaagtTAGTCTTCTAGTGGAGATGACATTCAAACGAGACATGAGTTGCTCAATTGTTTAGTAATGTATCACTATGACCGCGTCATACGGGAAGTGTCGACCTTTATTGCAGCGAACAACATTCCAATTAAAACATTTGTGTGAGTTTGGAGGGCCACTTAGTTTGGTCCGTCTCATCCATGCCTCTAGCCATGAAAatttttagagagaaaaatgagtgaaaaatagtttttttaggtgtgaaaaaaagtatatatatatgatgaaCGAGATACTTAAAGATGATTTTAAGGGTAAAGAatgaaaaatcgaaaaaactttaatatttggggaaacaatttttttttttgtttttcaatttttcaccaactattttaataaaaataaaaattaaaacggTTAACGGACGCCCACTCAGCGAGTGGGTGTCATCGCCGCACCAGAAGGCGCCACATGGGTGGCAACGCTTGTCCGACCAACAAGGGCTCAGACCCTCTACAAGGAACACTGGTGGTGGGAGGAGATGACTGCAACGAGTGTCCTTTAACATCTCATCCTTGTGAAACGGGATACGCCATAATAAGGGACActgtacttcctccgtccctcaTTTAGAGTcctattttgctatttttcgTCCAACCCTAAATTAAgaatcatatttcacttttactataaatgacaAGTCgatcccacattccattaacttatttcacttatatattattataaaacttatATACGTGAtactcatattccattaaccttattcaatctatttttctttataatttcttaaaatttatgttcaaattaGAACGTTTATTCTTAAAGGGGGGATTTAGAgtatattgtaaaataaatatggaaagtTGACAATACAGTTGGCTAAAGATCGCCTTGCTCCAAGCTAAGCTGTCATTTGATATGAGATTATAACTTTCCAGAAATACCCCTCGTCAACAAAATCCCGGAGGTACAAAATAGTAATTTGAGCCTTCCTTTGCGAGAACATTTTTCCCTTtccacttctctctctctctttaattTCCCTCTCTTCCATTTAAAAAGTAAGTGGAGACGCTTTCCCACATTTCGCCTCACAATCAACAATTTCAAAGGAAAGATTTCGATAATATGATGCGATTATTCGGCCGGAGTCCGGCCGCAGATTCCCCGCACGCGGCGTCTCCGCCGACTCCACTTCCCGCCGCTTCGCCCAATATGTCTGCCGGCCCGGCGAGGCCAATCCGCCTTGTCTACACCGACGAGAAGGGCAGGTTTCACATGGATCCAGAGGCGGTGGCGCTGCTGCAGCTGGTCAAGCAGCCCGTTGGGGTGGTTTCCGTCTGTGGCCGCGCGCGTCAAGGAAAGAGCTTTATATTAAATCAGGTACAGTTGGTTTGGCAGGGTTTGCGTCAGTCTCggcaatttgatttttttttttctactaggGTTTCAGTAGTGCTGGAAGACTGGTTGACTGAGAATAGTTTTGTGATTGACTTCCTAGCTTTCTGCTCGATTGGGAATTCTCTCGTGCATTAGGGTTTTCGGTAGTCTGGTTGATTAATTTAGGGTTTTGGGGTCATTGTCTGATGTGTAGTGGGTTTTGTTACTCGTTCAGGCGCTGTTCATACTTCGACAGTATTACTTATACTGTAGAAGAATTCCTAACACCGAGCAATCCATTTAGCATACTTATTACTTATCAATTAGTGGAATATTAGGCTTGTTGAGAAGGATAAGAAAATGACTGGTTGTTTCTCTTACTACATTGTCGAATGGTTTGTAAAACTGGTAACTTATTGTTGTCTTTCAAAGTAATTGTTGTGCCTGTCATCATCATTAGCTGCAAATCAGGTTTAATCAGGATTGTGCTACTCTTTAATGTAAAGTCTAAGTATCATTTTGATGTTTGGGTGAACTCTTAGCTTCTAAAGGAATTTTTTTGGAGTTGGGTagaaaaattacacaatttcACTATTCCCTATCTGTTCAATTCAACATCATAGCTTGTTTGTTTCGCTGTTGAATGGTTGGGCTTAAGTATATCTTGAATGAAGAATAAAAGGTACTAccaatgaaaatattttggcCTTAAGGTTTGTTTTGAGCATTTTTCctgcattaaaaatattttctaatgTGGTAATGGTGCATTTGGTTTGTTTCTCGTTTGTTTTGTGTTACGTCAGCTCTTGCTGAGTGAAGAAGATTTACATTTTTGGTGAATTGATTTGGTTCAGATGTCTTTAAAAAATTCAGCTCGAAAATTAAGTggtttcaagatttttttaattttatgtgataTTAGCCCTTCATTTGTGTGAAAAGAAGGCTATTAATGTGAAATAACTACTTTAAGCATACATGCTATTTGAGTAGCTTGctgagattttattttgcagcttCTTGGGAGGAGCAGTGGATTTCAAGTGGCTTCTACACATCGTCCTTGTACAAAAGGACTTTGGCTGTGGAGTACCCCCATACGGAGAACTGCCCTAGATGGAACAGAGTACAGCCTCTTACTGTTGGACTCAGAAGGAATTGATGCTTATGATCAAACGGTCAGGTTTTGTTTCCTTTATTGCTTCTGGATTGGTAGTtgtaattgaataattttagtGTTATTTGTTCTAATTGTGGTTTAGAAAGACGTTCTTGAGGCTCGCCGCAGCGTGAGCCGCCTGGGAAATGCCTTTGTAGCCTTATTTGCACTTCTTGAAGACCTAATTATGGCCATTTGATATTTGACTTTAGTTCTAtcattccaat
The genomic region above belongs to Salvia hispanica cultivar TCC Black 2014 chromosome 3, UniMelb_Shisp_WGS_1.0, whole genome shotgun sequence and contains:
- the LOC125210603 gene encoding homeobox-leucine zipper protein ATHB-52-like translates to MDQFPYPAIPKQQTKEKKRLSEEQVRILEWNFNFNKKLDPDHKSRLAFELGIPPRQVAIWYQNKRARDKIQGLEMEHKGVQMQLESVLIDNSRLRKEVEMLKVELTRAQGATGPTFTSFNSSNFGVSSRVQDSFYD